One window of Bacillus alkalicellulosilyticus genomic DNA carries:
- a CDS encoding alkaline phosphatase family protein, with the protein MSTSKLAFIMIDGLRYDTAVSHMGYLHHLVENQKASRFKVKSELPAMSRPLYEVLLTGTPPYINGVTNNQVVRLSTQESLFHLTKKHSLRNAVAAYYWVSELYNQAPFSMVTDRIQENENRPIQYGMFYWEDHYPDSHLFSDAHYLLSQHNPDFLYVHSMNVDDSGHKFTADSKEYRNRVIAVDVILSTVVPKWIEAGYQLIITADHGMTEDGMHGGNSKADREVPLFVISDKTEPLVHEQEISQLQLAPLACKLLDIPPSPAMQELQWNVFCK; encoded by the coding sequence ATGTCAACTAGTAAACTAGCCTTTATTATGATTGACGGTCTTCGTTATGACACGGCCGTCAGTCATATGGGGTACTTGCATCACCTTGTTGAAAATCAAAAGGCAAGTCGCTTTAAAGTAAAATCAGAGCTTCCTGCGATGTCCAGACCTTTATATGAAGTGTTACTCACAGGAACTCCCCCTTACATAAACGGGGTTACTAACAATCAGGTGGTCCGCCTATCCACCCAAGAAAGTTTGTTTCATCTAACAAAGAAACATAGCTTACGTAATGCTGTAGCTGCCTACTATTGGGTTAGTGAGCTTTACAATCAGGCTCCCTTTTCAATGGTGACAGACCGGATTCAAGAAAATGAAAACCGTCCCATCCAATATGGGATGTTTTATTGGGAAGACCATTATCCTGATAGTCATTTATTTTCAGATGCACACTATTTACTTTCTCAACACAATCCTGACTTTCTCTATGTTCATTCTATGAATGTAGACGATAGTGGGCATAAGTTTACAGCCGATTCAAAAGAATACCGAAATCGTGTAATTGCTGTCGATGTTATTCTCTCAACCGTGGTTCCTAAGTGGATCGAAGCCGGGTATCAGCTGATTATTACCGCAGATCATGGAATGACAGAAGACGGTATGCACGGTGGCAATAGCAAAGCTGATCGAGAAGTGCCCCTATTTGTTATCAGTGATAAAACTGAACCCCTTGTACACGAGCAGGAAATATCCCAATTACAACTTGCTCCACTTGCATGTAAGTTACTAGACATTCCCCCTTCACCAGCCATGCAAGAATTACAATGGAATGTATTTTGTAAATGA
- a CDS encoding ABC transporter ATP-binding protein produces the protein MSYLSIKGITKSFTHQNVLQDMSIHIEEGEFVTLLGPSGCGKSTMLRIIAGLTNPDSGHIFIDGKDVTNVQPKKREIGMVFQSYALFPNMTVFENISFGLKMKKVNAKQINEKVNEVIHLVGLHGKENNYPKELSGGQQQRVALARSLVTEPKVLLLDEPMSALDAQIRKYLQQQIKSIQKKLNMTTILVTHDQEEAMTVSDKIYILNNGEITQVGTPYDIYTKPRNEFVARFIGHYNVLDLSQVQQLTNDLTIQGTLFAVRPEALTIDEPNDSYRLTGIVKNISLLGHVTRYDFESHGVVLKAEQLLQTDSVLESDEKRTLYLRKEDVISLQ, from the coding sequence ATGAGTTACTTATCCATTAAGGGGATTACAAAATCGTTTACTCACCAAAACGTTCTACAAGACATGTCAATCCACATCGAGGAAGGAGAGTTCGTCACGTTACTCGGACCAAGTGGCTGTGGGAAAAGCACAATGCTACGAATCATCGCTGGACTTACCAACCCCGATTCTGGTCATATCTTTATCGATGGCAAAGACGTTACAAACGTCCAACCAAAAAAACGTGAAATCGGTATGGTGTTTCAATCCTATGCCCTTTTCCCAAATATGACTGTCTTTGAAAATATTTCGTTTGGATTAAAAATGAAAAAGGTAAACGCTAAGCAAATTAACGAAAAAGTCAACGAAGTTATTCATCTAGTAGGCTTACATGGTAAGGAAAACAATTACCCGAAAGAGTTATCTGGGGGGCAACAACAACGTGTCGCCTTAGCCCGTTCTTTAGTAACTGAACCGAAAGTATTATTACTTGATGAACCTATGAGTGCACTCGACGCTCAAATCAGAAAATATTTACAACAACAAATTAAGTCCATTCAAAAGAAATTAAATATGACAACGATCTTAGTTACTCACGACCAGGAAGAAGCCATGACTGTTAGTGATAAAATCTATATTTTAAATAATGGAGAAATCACTCAGGTCGGTACTCCTTATGACATTTACACCAAACCACGTAATGAATTTGTTGCTAGATTTATCGGTCATTACAATGTTCTTGACCTATCACAAGTCCAACAACTTACAAATGACCTCACAATTCAAGGGACCCTTTTTGCTGTTCGTCCTGAGGCATTAACTATTGACGAACCTAATGATAGTTATCGCCTTACAGGAATCGTCAAAAACATCTCTTTGCTAGGACATGTGACAAGATATGATTTTGAAAGTCATGGTGTAGTATTAAAGGCTGAACAATTATTACAAACCGATTCAGTACTTGAAAGTGATGAAAAGCGAACACTGTACCTTCGAAAAGAGGATGTGATTTCACTTCAATGA
- a CDS encoding SDR family NAD(P)-dependent oxidoreductase: MKSVEKVAIVTGSTKGIGYCIAKQLASQGLGVIVNGRDSQRVKQVTSELQSVGGSVWGLAMPVELQETGKALVHLALEKFGQVDILINNAGIIQDAMSYHMTETQFTEVIDVHVKGAFYCTKPFINAVKEQNSGGHIINMTSLAGLEGTIGQINYSAAKSALIGMTWTLAKELKVDNIQVNAISPAALTDMTRPYLEKAKQKAAENDLPLPSYWDIGSPDDVADFVLKLLKEIKLERTGDIYGVNGSTIVKWQPPQAQPLSIEEY, from the coding sequence ATGAAGTCTGTTGAAAAGGTTGCGATTGTAACAGGATCTACAAAAGGAATCGGCTATTGTATCGCTAAACAACTTGCCTCTCAAGGTTTAGGTGTCATCGTGAACGGTCGAGATTCCCAACGGGTAAAGCAAGTCACAAGCGAGCTTCAATCTGTAGGCGGTTCAGTTTGGGGTTTAGCGATGCCCGTAGAATTGCAAGAGACGGGGAAAGCGCTCGTTCACTTAGCGTTAGAAAAATTCGGTCAAGTCGATATCCTTATTAACAATGCTGGAATCATCCAAGATGCGATGTCTTATCACATGACAGAAACACAGTTCACTGAAGTCATTGATGTCCATGTGAAAGGTGCGTTTTATTGTACAAAACCATTTATTAATGCGGTAAAAGAACAGAATAGTGGCGGCCATATCATCAACATGACCTCTTTAGCTGGACTTGAAGGAACGATAGGACAAATAAACTACAGTGCTGCTAAATCTGCACTTATTGGCATGACTTGGACACTTGCCAAGGAACTTAAAGTAGATAACATTCAAGTGAATGCCATCTCTCCCGCTGCGTTAACTGATATGACAAGGCCTTATCTTGAAAAAGCCAAACAAAAAGCTGCTGAAAATGACCTTCCCCTCCCATCCTATTGGGATATCGGCTCGCCTGATGATGTAGCGGACTTTGTTTTGAAACTACTCAAGGAAATAAAACTGGAACGAACAGGTGATATTTACGGGGTAAACGGTTCAACGATTGTAAAATGGCAACCCCCTCAAGCTCAACCTTTATCAATAGAAGAATATTGA
- a CDS encoding ABC transporter permease: MLVLVFLYLFVPLLGTTIYSFSTTWNQTVLPEGLTFKWYSQLFTDTRFLQSFGRSLLLSLGSTVVALVLIVPAVFSIVLYLPKLERLVQSLLIMTYAMPGIILAVALIKTYSNSGISMVLIVGAAYVVSLLPYIYQATRNSLRTIHAADLMAAAEILGASRLKAFLYIIVPNIYPGLLVASLLSFSILFGEFVLINIIVGSRFETIQIYLYSQLSKSGHIASAIVVFYFSLMTLVTVLLVRYTRKKKAIG, from the coding sequence ATGCTCGTTCTTGTTTTTCTTTATTTATTTGTACCATTACTCGGAACAACCATCTATTCTTTCTCGACGACCTGGAATCAAACCGTGTTACCTGAAGGCTTAACCTTTAAATGGTACAGCCAGCTTTTTACGGATACTCGCTTTTTACAGTCGTTTGGTCGGTCCTTGCTTTTGTCATTAGGTTCAACGGTAGTCGCTCTTGTACTTATCGTACCTGCAGTTTTTTCGATTGTTCTTTATTTACCAAAATTAGAACGGCTTGTACAATCGTTACTTATTATGACATACGCCATGCCTGGAATTATATTAGCAGTTGCATTGATTAAAACATATTCCAATAGTGGGATTTCTATGGTACTTATCGTAGGTGCTGCTTATGTCGTGAGTTTATTGCCATATATTTACCAAGCAACTCGAAACAGCTTACGAACGATTCATGCTGCTGATTTGATGGCAGCAGCTGAAATCCTTGGAGCTAGTCGTTTAAAAGCCTTTCTTTATATTATCGTACCGAATATATATCCTGGTTTATTAGTCGCTTCCCTTTTATCATTCTCTATTTTATTTGGGGAATTTGTACTAATCAATATAATTGTAGGCTCACGCTTTGAAACAATCCAAATCTACTTATATTCTCAGCTCAGTAAGAGTGGACATATTGCAAGTGCGATCGTCGTCTTTTATTTTTCTTTGATGACACTAGTTACGGTCCTTCTTGTACGTTATACACGAAAAAAGAAAGCAATAGGGTAA
- a CDS encoding ABC transporter ATP-binding protein, producing the protein MKFEEKMVLKAINLEVFEGQIIGYIGPNGAGKSTTVKIILGLQEGYSGEVKLFGENIANQIQYKKRIGYVPETAEIYDNLTAAEYLSFVGELYGLDRKQGEQKASRLIELFGLAEVYHSRLVSYSKGMRQKVLLISSMLHNPDILFLDEPLSGLDANSVMVVKEILAQLAAQGKTIFYSSHIMDVVEKISNRIVLLHDGNIVADGSFEQLKEQNKEGTLEEIFNQLTGFDRHQKMAEQFVSIVEGEG; encoded by the coding sequence ATGAAATTTGAAGAGAAGATGGTATTAAAAGCGATTAACTTAGAGGTGTTCGAAGGGCAAATCATTGGATACATTGGTCCTAATGGAGCCGGTAAGAGCACAACGGTCAAAATTATTCTTGGTTTACAGGAAGGGTATTCAGGAGAGGTTAAGCTATTTGGAGAAAACATCGCCAATCAAATTCAGTATAAAAAACGAATTGGGTATGTTCCAGAAACAGCAGAAATCTATGATAATTTAACAGCCGCTGAATACTTATCATTTGTTGGAGAATTATATGGACTAGACCGAAAACAAGGAGAACAAAAGGCTAGTAGGTTAATAGAGTTATTTGGTCTTGCTGAAGTTTATCATTCACGCCTTGTTTCCTATTCTAAAGGGATGAGGCAAAAGGTCCTCCTCATCTCGAGTATGTTGCACAATCCGGATATTCTATTTCTTGATGAACCACTAAGTGGGTTAGATGCAAACAGTGTAATGGTAGTAAAGGAGATATTAGCTCAACTAGCGGCCCAAGGAAAAACAATTTTTTACTCGTCTCACATTATGGATGTCGTTGAGAAAATAAGTAATCGAATTGTTCTTCTTCATGACGGTAATATTGTTGCTGACGGAAGCTTTGAACAATTAAAGGAACAAAACAAAGAAGGGACATTGGAAGAAATTTTTAATCAACTTACTGGGTTTGATCGTCATCAAAAAATGGCAGAACAATTTGTTTCCATCGTAGAAGGCGAGGGATAA
- a CDS encoding histidinol phosphate phosphatase domain-containing protein encodes MKVDYHVHLEEGPYSFRWLEQTNQALHYYHSKNVHFPQSQEWMKQSLDDLQARIANGAYHSDWLNLYLQEALRLGLKEVGIVDHLYRFSESRYYYEKNINVSEHSQIGRIQKKWLQQVMNQNIRAFVDFINTEKQHWKNHGVKLKLGLETDYFPGCENELQPLIDGYDWDFIIGSVHFIHGWGFDNPATEHLFLEYNLEILYDEFFDIVEKAIRSRMFDFIAHLDNLKVFGHRPQELKLIPYYRRIAKALVETHTPTEVNAGLFYRYPIKEMCPSPTFLEVLCAEGVLFTLSSDAHFPQHLGNYIYENTLYLQRQGLTDIVTFSKRKQIIKRGV; translated from the coding sequence ATGAAAGTCGATTATCATGTTCATTTAGAAGAGGGACCTTATTCGTTTCGCTGGCTTGAACAAACGAACCAAGCCTTACACTATTATCATTCAAAGAATGTTCACTTTCCTCAATCACAAGAGTGGATGAAACAATCTTTAGACGATCTTCAAGCAAGAATAGCCAATGGTGCCTATCATTCAGATTGGCTAAATTTATACTTGCAAGAGGCGCTTCGTTTAGGTTTAAAAGAAGTAGGCATCGTCGACCACCTCTACCGGTTTAGTGAATCGCGTTATTACTATGAAAAAAATATAAATGTGAGTGAACACAGTCAGATTGGTAGAATTCAAAAAAAATGGCTTCAACAAGTTATGAATCAAAACATCAGAGCTTTTGTCGATTTTATTAACACTGAAAAACAACATTGGAAAAATCATGGAGTTAAATTAAAACTTGGTTTAGAAACAGATTATTTTCCAGGATGTGAAAATGAACTCCAACCACTCATCGATGGGTATGATTGGGACTTTATCATTGGTTCAGTTCATTTTATTCATGGGTGGGGATTTGATAATCCAGCTACGGAGCATCTTTTTTTAGAATATAACCTTGAAATTCTCTACGATGAATTTTTTGACATTGTAGAAAAAGCGATTCGGAGTCGAATGTTTGATTTTATTGCTCATCTCGATAATTTAAAAGTATTCGGTCACCGTCCCCAAGAACTAAAATTGATCCCTTATTATAGGCGGATCGCAAAGGCTTTGGTCGAGACCCATACACCTACTGAGGTCAATGCTGGTTTATTCTATAGATATCCGATAAAAGAAATGTGCCCTAGCCCGACCTTCCTAGAAGTTCTATGTGCAGAAGGAGTTCTTTTTACTCTATCCTCCGATGCTCACTTCCCACAGCATCTTGGGAATTATATTTATGAAAATACGTTATATTTGCAGCGACAGGGACTTACTGACATCGTCACCTTTTCCAAACGAAAACAAATAATAAAACGTGGAGTTTAA
- a CDS encoding thiolase family protein yields the protein MREAVVVLAKRTAIGKIGGMFKHIPPEQLLTPLFKSILLETKINPSTIDEVIIGNAVGPGGNLARLALLQAGLPQSVPGVTVDRQCGSGLEAIITAARFIQAGAGHIYLAGGVESTSLAPWKLEKPSSLYNQPKLFTRARFSPEAIGDPDMGVAAENVATTYGITRKAQDEYALSSHKKAVRALELGYFAKEIVPVEEMTVDECIRKNTSIEKLAKLPPVFKEEGTVTAGNACPINDGASLVLLLSNEKALELGLQPIMRFVDATSAGVDPNHLGIGPVPAVTKLLKRQQLNVSDIDIVEFNEAFASQVIASIQQLNIPFEKVNVNGGALALGHPYGASGSILVTRLSAEMERQSLQRGIATLGIGGGLGLAALFERIES from the coding sequence ATGAGAGAAGCCGTCGTAGTGTTAGCGAAACGAACAGCCATTGGTAAAATCGGTGGAATGTTCAAGCATATCCCCCCAGAGCAGTTGCTGACTCCGCTATTTAAGTCCATATTGCTAGAAACGAAGATTAACCCAAGTACAATTGATGAAGTCATCATCGGGAATGCCGTCGGTCCTGGTGGCAATCTTGCCCGATTAGCTTTGTTACAAGCGGGTTTGCCACAAAGTGTTCCAGGGGTGACTGTTGACCGCCAATGCGGGTCAGGATTAGAGGCGATCATCACAGCGGCACGGTTTATCCAGGCCGGTGCCGGTCACATCTATCTCGCAGGTGGAGTTGAAAGTACAAGCCTCGCCCCCTGGAAGCTTGAAAAACCTTCAAGCTTATATAACCAACCAAAGCTTTTTACAAGAGCCCGTTTTTCACCTGAAGCCATCGGTGATCCTGACATGGGAGTAGCTGCTGAAAATGTAGCGACCACCTACGGCATTACAAGAAAAGCCCAAGATGAGTATGCCCTTTCTAGTCATAAAAAAGCGGTTAGGGCGCTTGAACTAGGCTATTTTGCAAAAGAAATCGTTCCGGTAGAAGAGATGACTGTTGATGAATGCATTAGAAAAAATACGAGTATCGAGAAGCTAGCAAAACTGCCACCTGTTTTTAAAGAAGAAGGCACGGTAACCGCCGGCAACGCTTGTCCAATTAACGATGGAGCCTCTTTAGTACTTTTACTCTCAAACGAAAAAGCACTTGAATTGGGATTACAACCAATCATGCGGTTTGTAGATGCCACGAGTGCCGGGGTTGACCCAAACCACCTTGGAATCGGACCCGTACCAGCTGTAACAAAGCTTCTCAAGCGCCAACAACTAAACGTATCAGATATTGATATTGTTGAGTTTAATGAAGCATTTGCTTCACAAGTCATCGCAAGTATTCAGCAACTGAACATCCCTTTTGAAAAAGTGAATGTAAATGGCGGTGCGCTTGCCCTTGGACATCCATACGGGGCATCTGGATCGATATTAGTGACACGATTATCCGCTGAAATGGAACGTCAATCCCTACAAAGAGGAATAGCAACACTCGGTATTGGTGGTGGCTTAGGTTTAGCTGCTTTATTTGAACGAATTGAATCGTAG
- a CDS encoding DeoR/GlpR family DNA-binding transcription regulator, with protein MTLLPEERFSYIIQQLQTVNKVYVIELAKALRVTPETIRRDLDTLEKEKKLVRVHGGAVPYHLLIEEPHFERKENLQHDAKVAIGKTAASFIENGDKIVVDVGTTTIHLAQQLHGLSNITIVTNSLAAAAEFNVALEKKEFDGDVIILGGVTNPKQKSVTGTLTANMLKRFRFDKAFLSCGGVTFKEITDYDMEEASLSKLMLEQSSKVFLLADQTKLGQHSFYSISSLSKVDYIITDTNKPAHWKKALDSSEVTWVVASGGEKA; from the coding sequence ATGACATTACTTCCAGAAGAGCGTTTTTCCTATATCATTCAACAATTACAAACAGTAAACAAAGTTTATGTAATTGAATTAGCAAAGGCATTACGGGTCACACCCGAAACGATTCGTCGTGATTTAGATACACTTGAAAAAGAGAAGAAACTTGTCCGTGTTCATGGTGGTGCTGTCCCCTATCACCTTTTAATTGAAGAACCTCATTTTGAGAGAAAAGAAAATCTACAGCATGATGCAAAAGTGGCGATTGGCAAGACTGCTGCTTCGTTTATTGAAAATGGGGATAAGATTGTCGTTGACGTTGGAACTACTACGATTCATCTAGCCCAGCAGCTACATGGTCTTTCTAACATTACTATTGTAACGAATTCATTGGCGGCCGCTGCAGAGTTCAACGTCGCACTTGAGAAAAAGGAATTTGACGGTGATGTCATTATCCTTGGTGGCGTAACTAACCCAAAACAAAAATCGGTTACAGGTACTTTAACTGCAAATATGTTAAAGAGATTCCGTTTTGACAAGGCTTTCCTATCCTGTGGGGGCGTTACGTTTAAAGAAATTACGGATTACGACATGGAGGAAGCTTCTCTCTCAAAACTCATGCTCGAACAATCTAGTAAAGTTTTTCTATTAGCCGATCAAACTAAGCTAGGTCAACACTCATTTTATTCAATTAGTTCTCTAAGTAAAGTAGATTACATAATAACAGATACAAATAAACCAGCTCATTGGAAGAAAGCTTTAGATTCTAGTGAGGTAACATGGGTTGTGGCAAGTGGAGGAGAAAAAGCATGA
- a CDS encoding ABC transporter substrate-binding protein has translation MKKSEVGKLGIVGLLSVMLVTACSNSEASTSVDYNSLSLDEIVEKAKEEGEVNSVGMPDSWANWKDTWDDLASEYGLKHSDTDMSSAEEIAKFEAEKNNATADIGDVGIAFGPLAKEKELTISFKTSYWNEIPEWAKDDEGHWIVGYTGTIAFVTDKNRVANPPTSWADLANGDYKVTVGDVTTANQAQFAVLAAAFAYGGDESNVDPGIEFFEKLAKDGRINTGDGGLAGLEKGEVDVTILWDFNGLGYRDQIDRERFDVVIPEEASVMSGYATILNKYSKRPHAAMLTREYILSDKGQENLARGYAKPIRENVELPADVQAMLLPNEMYKNARPIQNFDAWSETTAKLPQLWQEKVLLHVN, from the coding sequence ATGAAAAAGAGTGAAGTAGGAAAATTAGGTATTGTTGGTTTGTTGTCAGTCATGCTTGTCACAGCTTGTTCGAACAGTGAAGCTTCAACTTCAGTAGATTATAACTCGTTATCACTTGATGAAATCGTAGAAAAAGCAAAAGAAGAAGGCGAAGTGAACTCTGTCGGAATGCCAGATTCTTGGGCAAACTGGAAGGATACATGGGATGATCTTGCAAGTGAATATGGCTTAAAGCATTCTGATACGGATATGTCTAGTGCTGAAGAAATTGCAAAGTTTGAAGCAGAAAAGAACAATGCAACGGCTGACATTGGAGATGTTGGGATTGCCTTTGGTCCTCTTGCTAAAGAAAAAGAACTTACGATTTCTTTTAAAACGTCATATTGGAATGAGATTCCTGAGTGGGCTAAAGACGATGAAGGACACTGGATCGTAGGTTATACAGGAACCATTGCCTTTGTTACTGATAAAAATAGAGTAGCTAACCCTCCAACTTCTTGGGCGGATTTAGCAAACGGTGACTATAAAGTAACAGTTGGAGATGTAACAACTGCGAACCAAGCTCAATTTGCTGTCTTAGCTGCGGCATTTGCTTATGGTGGAGATGAGTCTAATGTTGACCCTGGAATTGAATTTTTTGAAAAACTAGCAAAAGACGGTCGTATTAACACGGGTGACGGTGGTCTTGCTGGCCTTGAAAAAGGAGAAGTAGACGTAACGATTCTATGGGACTTCAATGGTCTAGGTTACAGAGATCAAATTGATAGAGAACGTTTTGACGTAGTCATTCCAGAAGAAGCATCTGTAATGAGTGGATATGCAACAATACTTAACAAATATTCTAAACGTCCTCACGCTGCAATGTTAACAAGAGAATATATTTTATCAGATAAAGGACAAGAAAATTTAGCTCGTGGCTATGCAAAACCTATCCGTGAAAATGTAGAGCTTCCTGCTGATGTTCAAGCGATGCTTTTACCTAATGAAATGTATAAAAATGCTCGTCCAATTCAAAACTTTGACGCTTGGTCAGAAACAACAGCAAAGCTTCCTCAATTATGGCAAGAAAAAGTGTTACTTCATGTCAACTAG
- a CDS encoding ABC transporter permease, whose amino-acid sequence MKKTNVLLIYTLFPFFTIIFLFLLIPFLYMLFTSFRQVGSGFTLGNYIEIFQNVFLIQAFQNSILISFFSSLIGLVMALFSSYAITKLLPSVQEKLLIIANLTSNFAGVPLAFAFIVLLGNSGLFTLFFQELGWGILDSFSLYSWSGLVLIYIYFQLPLAVMLLYPVYQGIQQQWQEAASLLGASTFQFWIKIGVPVILPSIVGTFSILFANSMGAYASAYALTGSNYNLVTIRIGALIKGDVFANPELASAISLLLAATMVIALLINEYVMRKIRRDLS is encoded by the coding sequence TTGAAAAAAACAAATGTTTTGTTGATATATACGTTATTTCCTTTTTTTACAATTATTTTTTTATTTCTACTCATCCCATTTCTTTATATGTTATTCACAAGTTTTAGGCAAGTTGGCTCAGGCTTTACTTTAGGAAACTATATCGAAATTTTTCAAAATGTTTTCCTCATTCAAGCCTTTCAAAACAGTATATTGATATCTTTCTTTTCTAGTTTAATAGGTTTGGTAATGGCTTTATTTTCTTCTTATGCGATTACTAAATTATTACCTAGTGTCCAAGAAAAGCTACTCATTATCGCTAACCTAACATCCAACTTTGCAGGTGTTCCCCTTGCATTTGCTTTTATCGTTCTGCTGGGAAACAGCGGCCTATTCACTTTATTTTTCCAAGAACTAGGATGGGGTATCTTAGATTCATTTAGTCTCTATTCTTGGTCTGGGCTTGTGCTCATTTATATTTATTTTCAACTTCCCCTTGCCGTTATGTTACTTTATCCTGTTTACCAAGGCATTCAACAACAATGGCAAGAGGCCGCATCACTGTTAGGAGCTTCTACCTTTCAATTTTGGATTAAAATTGGTGTCCCTGTTATTCTACCTAGCATTGTCGGAACCTTTAGTATACTCTTTGCTAACTCCATGGGTGCCTATGCTTCTGCCTATGCCCTAACAGGAAGTAATTATAATCTAGTAACGATTCGAATTGGTGCACTGATTAAGGGAGATGTGTTTGCGAATCCCGAGTTAGCTAGCGCTATTTCGTTACTTCTAGCAGCTACCATGGTGATTGCTTTGCTTATCAATGAGTATGTGATGCGGAAGATACGGAGGGATTTATCGTGA
- a CDS encoding MaoC family dehydratase — MPLQPIHISTITDQDVLTYGNVSNDMNPLHFDEDVAKSLGFSNRIVHGMLSMGFCLKLLHPWLSDGAFVTNMKATFHSPLLVGDSLTITGESVHNVIYFNGVNSVNVKVISGEMTVQERK, encoded by the coding sequence ATGCCTTTACAACCGATTCACATTTCAACCATCACGGATCAAGATGTTCTGACATACGGTAATGTATCAAACGATATGAATCCACTTCATTTTGACGAAGACGTTGCAAAATCACTTGGTTTTTCTAATCGCATCGTTCACGGAATGCTTTCGATGGGGTTTTGTCTTAAATTGCTTCATCCTTGGCTTAGTGACGGGGCATTTGTAACCAATATGAAAGCGACATTTCACTCCCCTCTCCTCGTTGGAGATTCTTTGACCATTACAGGGGAAAGCGTACATAATGTGATTTATTTTAACGGAGTTAATTCAGTGAATGTAAAAGTGATTTCAGGAGAAATGACCGTTCAGGAAAGGAAATGA
- a CDS encoding FAS1-like dehydratase domain-containing protein → MIDEKWLKQTTKPFTLKVTREMVSTYASAILLEDEQYFDIAVATHLGYDDIPAPATFPMMFWQHIEIPWLATQRVIHGKQEFSYVTPIVANQIYQAVITLQQFSYKQTKSGLMQVSEHELIISTNEKVIASAISTLLIMEEGED, encoded by the coding sequence ATGATAGATGAGAAATGGCTCAAGCAAACAACAAAACCGTTTACACTGAAAGTGACAAGGGAAATGGTCTCTACTTACGCATCCGCAATTCTACTCGAAGATGAACAGTACTTTGACATAGCGGTTGCTACACATTTAGGATATGACGATATCCCTGCACCTGCTACATTTCCTATGATGTTTTGGCAACATATTGAGATACCTTGGTTAGCAACTCAACGTGTCATTCATGGGAAGCAAGAGTTTTCATATGTTACACCCATTGTTGCTAATCAAATCTACCAAGCAGTCATTACATTGCAACAATTCTCATACAAACAAACGAAGTCAGGACTCATGCAAGTATCGGAACACGAATTGATAATATCTACTAATGAGAAAGTCATTGCTTCAGCTATTTCCACACTTCTCATTATGGAAGAAGGTGAAGACTAG
- a CDS encoding CHY zinc finger protein: MNSKRMEVKGIEVDDETRCAHYHTVRDIIALKFKCCDTYYPCHSCHEEVADHPPVRWGKEERDTKAVLCGSCGTELTIQQYMTCKSSCPQCKAQFNEGCQNHYHLYFEV; encoded by the coding sequence ATGAATAGCAAACGAATGGAAGTAAAAGGAATAGAAGTAGATGATGAAACGAGATGTGCACATTATCATACAGTCCGAGATATTATTGCACTAAAATTCAAATGCTGTGATACCTATTATCCGTGTCATAGCTGCCACGAAGAAGTAGCTGATCATCCCCCAGTACGTTGGGGAAAAGAGGAACGAGACACAAAAGCAGTTCTCTGTGGTTCGTGTGGAACAGAGCTGACGATTCAGCAATATATGACTTGCAAATCTTCCTGTCCACAATGTAAGGCTCAGTTTAATGAAGGCTGTCAAAATCATTATCACCTTTATTTTGAAGTATAA